agacaaggttgagttacagtaaccagaattggtgctgttgttaTGTGTTATTCCTGGGAAAAGGGGAgtacagaatcagtggcttttgaaaaaaGGAAAActactttgctgtctctttggcaaagaggacagatttctactgggtctatttttgtgtatggccactttgtttaaTCCTTGTCTGGTTTGTGTTTTCATCCTGGAAGAAGATAACAACATTTGTTTAACTCttttctgggtttgtgaattcatcattgAAGAACATAGACATTGGGAGTAAAGAGACCTGaggatataatgtttaaaagcgtCTTATAATTTTTTCTGAACTGAGAAGACCTTCAACCAAGACTAAAGTGAtggtgaacttttaaagattgcctTTTAAGAGTGGGACTTTaacctctctctttcacacacacacgcacatagtgaggttaagtaagtttagaaataattaagaaatgttatgttgttaatagttaaatttaaaaaaaactattattttgaatttaccattgtctggtgaattttccattgctgttcctgcatTAGTGGGACCAAAGTCCCTTTGtcacaaacaaaatttaaaagggttGTTGGTTCGTAACAATACTAAAttctaaattgaatttaaaagacaATTAATGAAcaaaaacagataacaaatattgAGTTATCCTAGTGTAATGAAAGTAATTTAGCAACAGTTGGAGGAGTCTCTGATTAGTGTAAAAAGGggtttcaagagcctgataagcTATTGGAAATGTTCTTGTACCTCTAGGATACTCTGTACCTTCTGCCAAAAGGTAGCACTGAGACGTGCTTGTGCCCAGGGCGATGGgagtcttttatgatgttggctgtcttcttgaagCAATGCCACACATACTTTTTCCTCGTGTCTATGAATTTTCTGAAAATCATCCAACTGTCTTCAATTTCTAAAGTCTGCCTTCGCATGATCTGCATTTACTTTAACTTTATATTTTACTAATCTTTGTACAACTTGTAAAGCATAGAAGTAGAGTTGGCTGAATCaggggattttttttctgtagtACAAGTCTGAAATTGAGAAATGTGAAACTAAAACATTGTAGATTTACTATTGTTGAAGTATAATTACAGTTTTGTTATGAGTctagaggacccccaaaacccagcagcaatagcaattcaccaagacaatggttacttaaacaaaagttgcttttatttttcttcaaatataataacaagatcaatcttcaacttattattattaacttaacccacttctaattctaagcacacatgtatgtaacatgtatatgttcaggaaagatctttatttcacagtccaatcattcacttctccaagttcactggtatcaggcaattcttatactgtgcacagaatttgacatttatgaatttcaccaggtgtttaaaattaaatgGTTACCAATCGGGTAGGTTctggttggtttcagagagaaatttgtagcttgttggacacatacaaacttatcctatcatgggttttccaaatgataacctcttcttcctagtcatcacagagttcctcctgtttcccttatttcaggagaaatactctagctagcaatttcctcttgtaaggactacaagggttttcaacaggctaaactcagaactcacaacccatcttcaaaatggggtctttcaacaagctagccagcttgccattttgcagcctcaactgctactgtagaactaaaccccctcttcctctctcagACTCAGATTGTGGCTCTCGCACTTTAtagtgagattttccacctcttctctgtagtgtgagtcatcgttgttgctgacgaggccaactactgttgtgtcatctgcaaatttgatgatgtTATTGGAgcaggatctggcgatgcagtaaTGGGTcattagcatgaacaggagcgggacGAACACATAGCCCTGACTTCCACcagtgcttgatgttctgctaccaacctggatagtttgtggtctttccgttaaaGAGAGGGATGCTGAATCCAGCGAggatagcttctccaccagcccctgaggaatgatcgtattaaacgccgagctgaagtcaatgaacagcagcctggtgtatgagacaTCATTCTCCATGTGGGCCAGGATGAAGTTAAAGGATAAGGCAAAGCATCATTTGTGGAATGGTTTtgtctataggtgaattgaaatggtccagcatctctgggaagtGTACTCTGCTGCATTCCAACACCAGACACTCTAAGCATTTCATAATGAGGAGgccagtgccacagggcagtagtcattgaggcctgtaatTGTTGCAGGTGGCTATCCTGAACCTTGTGACTGCTGTAGTGAAgtaaagatgtccatgaagacctctgtcaacTGGGGTAACACGATTAGTGTAACGGATAGagaaatgctgttacagtgccagtgactgggaccgGTAATCTATTCCCATactctctataaggagtttgtacattctccctgtgtctgtgtaggtttcctctagTTTCAACTGCCATTCAACAATCTACTGacattgaaggttaattgggtgtaagtgggcagcacagacttgtgggctgaaagggcctgttaccatgctgtatgtctaaaatttagaATTGGTCTTCACAGTCTTTCAGCACCTGCCTGACTATAATAGAACTGAAAGTAAAGTagaagtctgaagatgctgaTGAACTGaagcaatacataaaagtgctcgAGGAAATTAGCAGGCCATGCAGCGTCCATCCGTTCAGAGCAataggtgtaaggtaaaacatcatgagatgggaatgtgtagggagttaccctgtacagggcagtaacaagaaggggaggtgtccttgtactcctgttaggtaaaacatcatgagatgggaccggagaaggagtcacccagtactaaggagtaacagaatgcatccttgtacttacaagataagagagacattgatggattgagaggcaggaagctagcagggaaaggatagcaacagttttagtcattggacaagtaatgatatgatgatgttctaagcatgtatccaagggtataaaaaatcaccattttgctgataacggcagaatgcattctccgactaactttgttggtcgcaagtgttacaatccggtaataaagaacaaagaaccctgatttcgactcagcctggtgtttgtctcactcattcatgaacaaagcagacctaacaatttggtgaccccgacgtgatgggtgagtgaacactggacgacggtttctgttttttctgacaatcatctcagccggctgataaaaaggtccagagaagcctgttttaacaaaattctctttttttttaaatctttatgattgtcagtaagaactggagatcggacaaattagacgaccacaattgaaggtcgcatgccaggattgtaacacgtaagtgattacagacaagataaaagtccttaaggtgtttgaatgacatttattaagtgcttcgcaagaaactactagagtttaaaagtctttattgtgtcgttgcaaagtccaatagagtgagaaggtggtctataaacaattgaggacctgagttttctgccctaaactggttattaagaggagaaatctcccacgtgaaggttgggctttgaaagaaaacaaaggttcaggcttattggcctcaattgtatctgagagactgacttataaatgtccggtaggtatgataatgtctgtacacttgagaagttaagaatttatttccccaattcgccgtggtggaataccacagcagacactagagaccttgagacaacaaaaaaagtactcagggacgcctgcctggtgaacaagaacgacgacagaaggctgcgacagctgtgtccggatcaggtaggagatattaatgaaaaagttgacaaactcctaagagacacccagtttattcgaaatacttttgataagttaaatgagggtattcccaacatcaccaaggagataaagttacgtaaattcatagattggtacagggaaacaggacaaaagtatagcccaaatatttggttttctagttgtaatttaactttcagacccctttgggaaaacagagagtggaaaacgagcaatcagagtatacaggacagtctgaagtcaattggaggacaagacttcgagactgttcttttaaaagatattagtcatccagcttgcaaggggacatttttaaaagcaattttcgttgacatagatcccctaaacagacaaaaacctaaattaaaacaggcattagaaagcggtcccgcagctatggctgtacagttgcctgctaagacttttgaccaagttattaaggaaattaatcaggaattagaggagcgaaataccagtaatgcggcattggaaaaacaaaaaatgctccgaaaatgtgtagaccgctggaggaagaggggttggttacccgggggcactgagatgttcctgacaggtgagagaaaaaaaaaaattttaaaacgtagtgtcttagataagctggaagaaacaaaacacagaagggaaaggaaaagtgcctgtttccagtttccagccacgaagtgtccgggtttgctctctccctccctcctttcaccctcccccctctctcttctctccccctctctctcttctcccccccctcctctctcacccactccccctcccaatcccaatctgtggcggtgctgccctgaaatccccaggttgggcagggcagagaaatacaatttggttttaattttgtgcccacaattccagctccgcatcaaatgggatcctgttttatcctctctccctccctttttcccgcacccccaccattgcgggatcagggcagacattgtgggctgacgtgtagctcactcgaggtgggagggaaggaaggagtgatagttcccagtggtgggagacccaatctgatccagaccagtgatcacaggatgagaaccttttaaaacctttgaaacgaaagtgttaatctgaagacttttctcccagtggggccagtgcaaggcattttctctctctatctcttgtgctctgtgtatctgcctctctatctctttctctcgctatgctctctctctctctctctctctctctctctggcaccccagatgggacactggagtcacgtcccttatattcagatattgagacactggggtgtgacaagaaccacgggaatagggacacatcagacgaggtacaggcccctttaataaaaatagaagggggagtaatagatgtagagacccctctggagtccaagaaaatagaaaaggagttagagatacagaaatggaacatgaaaaaggttcaggataacattaaaaacttaaacagagatattaatgtgctggggcagatcagtgaggatcaaaaagaattaatggtaggtgtattgaaggaagtggaaaagataactacaacactgtcaggagaaattaaagctgaaggaatggtaataggagtaaaggacgaaaagtgtagtacagatgaggaaacgagatacgatccaccatgggaggaaagtaaaaggaaaagactcgggagggagaaaaatagacatgcctacctggacatagttagaacaaaagagaaagatgtgaaacaactaaactatggccgaaaagattatcttagagatgaacgtgaccaatatacctttgaccctgagacattggaagctgatagggacagtgacagtgacgaagaagagtcagaacaaggtgggataaataaatgcatgccaagagtaaagaaggagcagaaatccccaaaattgagatatcaatgcccattactgatcacgggacggggaactcaaaaatatgtaccctggtcacgaatggacttagagagtttaatgaaaaaactacctccgttgagtaatggggctagtccatggatttcttgttttgagcgagaaacctgccaagaacaattagcactcgcagatgtcagaactatcatgataaaattaaaggcagaaggggccctgaagcaaatagagaaaattgtaagaagcagtaaattgggggatgaaatagaatttaacccacttcggaataaattttgggaagcacttagagaaacatttcctacaccctatagtttggatgccttggtaacccttcaactaaaggaaggagagactgcacacgagtatttcactcgagcatgggacttatgggaaacagggactggagaaagacccgaccacagccccttaggaagggctcactttcgtaatgggataataaacggactacctgctacggttcaagcaaaattaagggacattgtgggagtagagacaatgtcagaggatttgtggaaaagacacctgacacatgcaatcaaacgacatcgtcaatcagagcatgctaagtcagaaagtgcgtcccagaaggaggtggacaaaacaaccgataaattggtgagagccatagaacatataggggttaaattagcggcccaacagatagtcccacaggtcatggggccagtgataaatccgggaccccaagtaagaaatggttgggaaagacagctaggtacaatgtatagaggggaacatgcagtatgctggtactgccaaaatcctggacactaccagcggaactgtccggaggctgggagagcaaggggaaaaagattaccctctatgagaggctatcggggaagaggaggaaacttaagaggacaagcaaggggtaggggtggacacattgatgggccccagagaatcggggggtggcagagcgatcaacaagtccaggcacctcagtgtaatgactatattgaggaaggtgctgaatttgattattgaaggtgcccaggagaatcaaaaatcacgcctccctgggagccaccaaaaatttgggggacggtaaatggagaaaaaattgaatttatggttgacacaggggcagcagttacgacagtgattaaaaacccccagggagcacattttcgggcaaaacattatctacaataggattctccggaataagggaaacacagccctatacagataacatcgacatgacatttggacgacaaagggttaaaacacctgtcctggttgtgccaagttgccccattaatttattagcaagggacattcttaccaaactaggaataaccatacaatgttctgagaagggccttcggttaacatacccaggggatacaataagaaggggaggacagtttatagtaatgaccccatctaacgcttcagaagactctgtggaggttagtattttctggagtcggctactgtatgatgaaccaggcccagggctgattaaacagttttttgagtggagggccagtattcctcggtatggggattaccattatccactagatcctatgcatgttacattaaactacaccatccacccggaccaggaatatgaggagaggtgggactctctaaaagaagggaagacagaaacgatacattgtccatttatctttgtaggtaaggagggaatagctgctatggttgtcatgacagaagaacaaatggagtggttctgcttaggagtagaaagtgtgcctcatgtgaccttgggtattgacaaagatcatcacgctcgacagctgggtccgatggtaaaggaagcgatagggtgtgaatacaggcagacagaaatcccgggatattccacctcggagggaggaaaatttgtcagactgaatattgaagcatgggaccaggtagtgaatgagaaagtagaaagagaccgagccatagaaggagaaaatattgatcacagagactcagacaaatatctttctaatctgagtccacatatatggacaacggggccctatgatgtgggagtaataaaaggagaggtatttctagaattggccaaccgcgggcagaaaccaatatggagaaaacaataccgcttgtcgcccagtcaggaggagggtattaaaggaacgatagaagggttaatggagtcaggggttttaagggcggcacctgacagtatgtggaacacgcccatcatgcctgttcccaaacagggtagaaaagactggaggatggtacacgacctccgggaaattaacttggctaccaagaccatcgggagaccagtcccagacccatatgtagcacttagggctctgagtccggagcacgaatactacactgtcattgatctggcaaacgcattcttctgcttgaaattagctgaggaatgccaagactggttcactttcacttaccaagcacatcggtacacatacactagattacctcagggttataaggacagtccaggactgttcaatcaggcccttagcgaaatcctaatgaaattaaagctcccggaagatgttacactgattcagtatgtagacgacctactattagcagggaaaacgccacatgggtgcctgacagggcagccaaacaggttactggttatcatgaacatatacaggggatgattttgaggtcccataacaaaaaaaatgaatctgaaactaaggagacttgtagcagattgaatgactacacagatgagttttgtggaggaagagtgctgtacaactggctccccgctaactgggatggtcggtgtgctctagtaacccttaatgcgccagtgctgattgtcaaaatgcaggagggagacgaggattccctagaattgcgccacacagagagttggctgtggagaaaaaggaggagtgttggactcttggggccgggaggaaggaaccctgatggggtatggattgatgccattggccaagcccggaatattccggacgaatttaaattagccgatgagattgcagctgggtttgaaagctttcctgtttttagtgcaatatttcccatcactgtaaataagaatgttaataggatcaaccttattcactataatgtccagcgccttgcaaatttgaccagggacgttgttgaggcaatacatcaacaactgtcagaaacttcccttatgacacttcagaataggatagcgattgatatggtcctggcagagaaaggtggagtgtgtgctatgtttggagatctatgctgcacttctatctctaataacacagggccagatggatcactcactaaggggttaacgaaacttagggcattggcgaaagaattaaaagcccagtctggagtctccaatcctgttttatcctggttacagggagtgtttgggagatggagcacattgttaggacaacttttgctgggtttgttcatttctgtatcaatttttatcacttgtggctgttgttgtattccatgcattcgaacgctggtcacgaggaccatagagacagcccttgctgaccgtgatgaactgcctccgaaatatcaagctgtgcaggctgtggagcaagactatctcacattacaggagacagagaaagttgctgagatcgatctggagtctgaaggggaatgtgatgggaaggagggattgtgaattagattgttacacatataattttaaccttgcttgtaacctaaatattataacattgattgtaacacaaacattattaatcagattgtagaacaagtattatgaattagattgtagaccatatgttaacttggga
The Narcine bancroftii isolate sNarBan1 chromosome 1, sNarBan1.hap1, whole genome shotgun sequence genome window above contains:
- the LOC138751806 gene encoding uncharacterized protein isoform X2, with the translated sequence MTFGRQRVKTPVLVVPSCPINLLARDILTKLGITIQCSEKGLRLTYPGDTIRRGGQFIVMTPSNASEDSVEVSIFWSRLLYDEPGPGLIKQFFEWRASIPRYGDYHYPLDPMHVTLNYTIHPDQEYEERWDSLKEGKTETIHCPFIFVGKEGIAAMVVMTEEQMEWFCLGVESVPHVTLGIDKDHHARQLGPMVKEAIGCEYRQTEIPGYSTSEGGKFVRLNIEAWDQVVNEKVERDRAIEGENIDHRDSDKYLSNLSPHIWTTGPYDVGVIKGEVFLELANRGQKPIWRKQYRLSPSQEEGIKGTIEGLMESGVLRAAPDSMWNTPIMPVPKQGRKDWRMVHDLREINLATKTIGRPVPDPYVALRALSPEHEYYTVIDLANAFFCLKLAEECQDWFTFTYQAHRYTYTRLPQGYKDSPGLFNQALSEILMKLKLPEDVTLIQYVDDLLLAGKTPHGCLTGQPNRLLVIMNIYRG
- the LOC138751806 gene encoding uncharacterized protein isoform X1, translating into MLSLSLSLSLSGTPDGTLESRPLYSDIETLGCDKNHGNRDTSDEVQAPLIKIEGGVIDVETPLESKKIEKELEIQKWNMKKVQDNIKNLNRDINVLGQISEDQKELMVGVLKEVEKITTTLSGEIKAEGMVIGVKDEKCSTDEETRYDPPWEESKRKRLGREKNRHAYLDIVRTKEKDVKQLNYGRKDYLRDERDQYTFDPETLEADRDSDSDEEESEQGGINKCMPRVKKEQKSPKLRYQCPLLITGRGTQKYVPWSRMDLESLMKKLPPLSNGASPWISCFERETCQEQLALADVRTIMIKLKAEGALKQIEKIVRSSKLGDEIEFNPLRNKFWEALRETFPTPYSLDALVTLQLKEGETAHEYFTRAWDLWETGTGERPDHSPLGRAHFRNGIINGLPATVQAKLRDIVGVETMSEDLWKRHLTHAIKRHRQSEHAKSESASQKEVDKTTDKLVRAIEHIGVKLAAQQIVPQVMGPVINPGPQVRNGWERQLGTMYRGEHAVCWYCQNPGHYQRNCPEAGRARGKRLPSMRGYRGRGGNLRGQARGRGGHIDGPQRIGGWQSDQQVQAPQCNDYIEEGAEFDY